Proteins encoded in a region of the Zea mays cultivar B73 chromosome 2, Zm-B73-REFERENCE-NAM-5.0, whole genome shotgun sequence genome:
- the LOC100275926 gene encoding uncharacterized protein LOC100275926, which translates to MVSASSLLLPTSVRDLASCVSDGAVRVACTSPASTLTVSSSSSTTSSPPPATLSVAISYRATPQAPSSPPLLLRLTWSHSRHGPPTLSFAGPTASSPAVLLRRRRGTYCLPSSTSTSTHIPPLALFWDLTAARYSPASSPSPEPASGFYVVAVASAEVVLAVGDLAAEFIKAKFEGQIPWARSILPVSRTDRVVAAAPRPGGAVHTARVRFGEGAPEHEVAVGCCRAGAGRPGEEELWVSVDGKRAVHARRLRWNFRGNQTVFVDGAPVDVLWDLHGWWFQDPPGCAVVMLRARSALESRLWLEEEARAPGFALLVQALRTPP; encoded by the coding sequence ATGGTGAGCGCGTCGAGCCTGCTCCTCCCGACCTCCGTGCGGGACCTGGCCTCCTGCGTCTCCGACGGCGCCGTCCGCGTCGCCTGCACCAGCCCGGCGTCCACGCTCAcggtctcctcctcctcctccaccacctcctcgccgccgccggcCACGCTCTCCGTCGCCATCTCCTACCGCGCCACCCCGCAGGCCCCGTCGTCGCCGCCGCTCTTGCTGCGCCTCACCTGGTCGCACTCCCGGCACGGGCCCCCGACGCTCTCCTTCGCCGGACCCACCGCGTCGTCCCCCGCCGTCCTCCTCCGCCGCCGCAGGGGCACCTACTGCCTCCCCTCCTCCACCTCCACATCCACCCACATCCCCCCGCTCGCTCTCTTCTGGGACCTAACCGCCGCCAGGTACAGTCCGGCCTCGTCCCCGTCCCCGGAGCCAGCCTCCGGGTTCTACGTCGTCGCCGTCGCCAGCGCCGAGGTGGTGCTGGCCGTGGGCGACCTGGCGGCGGAGTTCATCAAGGCGAAGTTCGAGGGCCAGATCCCCTGGGCGCGGTCCATCCTCCCCGTGTCCCGCACCGACCGGGTCGTGGCGGCGGCgccgcggccgggcggggcggttCACACGGCGCGGGTCCGGTTCGGCGAGGGCGCGCCGGAGCACGAGGTGGCCGTGGGCTGCTGCCGCGCCGGCGCCGGCAGGCCCGGGGAGGAGGAGCTCTGGGTCAGCGTGGACGGCAAGCGCGCCGTGCACGCGCGGCGCCTGCGCTGGAACTTCCGGGGCAACCAGACGGTGTTCGTGGACGGGGCGCCCGTCGACGTCCTGTGGGACCTCCACGGCTGGTGGTTCCAGGACCCGCCCGGCTGCGCCGTCGTGATGCTCCGCGCCAGGAGCGCGCTCGAGAGCCGGCTCTGGCTGGAGGAGGAGGCCAGGGCGCCCGGGTTCGCGCTCCTCGTGCAGGCCTTGAGGACGCCGCCCTGA
- the LOC100274339 gene encoding putative RING zinc finger domain superfamily protein: MASGVSPSMALALAGFCFSLIFIAFVCSRLACALLRRRRRRARSRLLALPRYYTDYSFAAHHPAPGGGGGLGLGPAAVAALPTRAFAARPRGSAASDAESQCVICLEEYEERDVLRVLPHCGHDFHMACIHVWLEQNSTCPVCRISLLDNPNSEHNAPPPPPPPLPGVAVTMSSPGSPEPPGSDPCRCLFAGAGHSSRASSEAPPRHEPDQENQVASGPSVDGGANSNGMPLSEVNPTPPESNSQTVRKQQPGPCK; the protein is encoded by the exons ATGGCGTCCGGCGTGTCGCCGAGCATGGCGCTGGCGCTGGCGGGCTTCTGCTTCAGCCTCATCTTCATCGCCTTCGTCTGCTCCCGCCTCGCCTGCGcgctcctccgccgccgccgccgccgggcccgCTCGCGCCTCCTCGCCCTCCCGCGCTACTACACCGACTACTCCTTCGCCGCCCACCACCCCGCGCCCGGCGGAGGCggcgggctcgggctcggccccgccgCCGTCGCAGCCCTCCCCACCCGCGCCTTCGCCGCCCGCCCCCGCGGCTCCGCCGCCTCCGACGCCGAGTCCCA GTGCGTCATTTGTCTCGAAGAATACGAAGAGAGGGACGTGCTACGCGTCCTCCCTCACTGCGGCCATGACTTCCACATGGCATGTATACATGTATGGCTGGAGCAGAACTCGACCTGCCCCGTCTGTAGAATCTCGTTGCTCGATAATCCCAACAGCGAGCACAATgcccctccgccgccgccgccgccgctacccGGTGTAGCAGTGACGATGAGCTCTCCAGGCTCTCCTGAGCCGCCAGGCTCCGACCCGTGCCGCTGCCTGTTCGCCGGTGCCGGGCACTCGTCGAGGGCGTCATCAGAGGCTCCTCCTAGGCACGAGCCCGACCAGGAGAATCAGGTGGCGTCTGGGCCATCGGTGGACGGGGGTGCTAACAGTAACGGCATGCCGCTGTCCGAAGTTAACCCCACTCCACCCGAGAGCAACAGCCAGACAGTGAGGAAGCAGCAGCCAGGGCCCTGCAAATAG